From the Panulirus ornatus isolate Po-2019 chromosome 42, ASM3632096v1, whole genome shotgun sequence genome, the window GAGACGCTTTGGTTAATGTCGACGACTCTCTTGACCTCCCTGCCAGCAGGAATGCCCTCACCTGACGCTGAAGTTTCTGACATGGAACGGAGTTCCTCACCTGGTAGGAAGGTCCTTACCTGGCAGGAAGGTCTTCAACTGGCTAGGAGGCCTTACGTGGGATTGGAGGTCCTTACCTATTCTTACTCGGCCATAAGGACGATCAGGATACCTTCAAGCGGCTTTTGAGACGCTGTGTTCCCCATCCACCCACTGCGACAGAGATTAGACTACGGGTAATAGAGAGATAAGATCTCTCGCTGTTCTAACAGGAATAGATTTCACGTTACAGAGACCTTCACGTGTCCAGGGTCACTCAAGGAAGGAAGGGCGTAGAAGTCGTCAGGTTCTTCGCTGATGTCGACAAAGGAGGCGTTGGGGAAGTCACTGTTCTTCCAGTAGAAGGACTTCGTCCTGatagatctggaaaaggaatTTCGTTTTAGGAGTCTTCTCTATCTCTTCGTTATCACAGATATGGGATAAGATAAAAGTGTTTCCAGGAAGTGAAATGAACTTGTGGTTTATATGTAATCGTTTGTGGTGGTCTTATTGTAAATTCAACTTTGTTTACACCATAAGTTCTAAACACTATTCAACATCCATGTTAACATAGAtataacctttctctctctctctcactagatgTGTAGATGTAAAGTATATTAGAACAGAAAGCCAAATGTAAAACTTCTTTGTTTATCTGTAGAATTAAAGATACATTTTATTTCTAGAGTTACTCCATATCTTCTCCATTGATTACGTGACGTTAGTGATTCCTTGGTGTATTTCATCCGCGAGTGTCAATCTAGACTTTAAAAATCGGTCTACCTAACAAGACGTGGGTGATGTCTGAGTTTACCTGAGCGAGAGTTGGATGCCAAGAATGAGTCTACCTAACAAGACGTGGGTGATGTCTGAGTTTACCTGAGCGGGAGTTGGATGCCAAGAGGTTCGAGGAGTTGCTGGGCCCAGGGTCCGGGGCACAGCACGAGACTCCTGGCCCGGACCGACCCCCGGGGGCCACTGATCTTGATCCAAGGGCGGCCAGGCTTCACATGCGTCACCGGCCACCTGTCCAACACCACACCGCCCAAACTGCGGTACAGTTTCTGTGGGGAGAGGCCATACGGGCTGGGTTAGTCTACgcgcacgtcaaccacggtaccGACGCGCGGAAATCTACTTTTTGCACCTATGTCATCCACAGTGAAACAGTAGCAGCCCAGTGTAAGGACACCTGCTTAGATCACGCTTATAAAATCCAATGCCTTACCAGACTCCCACGACAGAGGGTGGAAGTCGGCTACGAGGAAAGGTCGCTGTCCTGAGACCAGGACTGTAAAAGCAAAGAGTCTTTCCAGCAACGCATCTGACATCCTcaaggacagacagagagaccccCGCTAGACAGACCCTGGAAACAAACACGATTTATTGGTGGAGGAAGATAGCACAGACGAAGTGACACGCCCAAGCCAAGAGGACAACCCATTACGGTTTACATAAACCCAAGAGTGGGTCAAGACAAGGCAGCAGGAGTCAcctggagagagagggaaactcaCCTGGACGGCTAAGATGCACCTATCGGCCCTCATGGTTCCAGCTGTTGGGTCCTCGAGTATGTGGAAGTTCTCTGGGAATCGCGTTCTATCGAGGATATACCGGAGCTCTTGAATTGTGTCTTTACTAAcgttgatgattaatgatgatgataagaagaagaagaatactaatcataaggaaataaaagaatgataatgatgataatgatagtcataatgGCATGTACATGATGCTGCACGCCACTTACTTCAGGGGAGcgctacccacccacctcctccccccccacaaagcTTCCTCACCAGTGGGAAGTTCAAGGTCCAGGTGGGGAACCAGCGTGAACCCGTGTCCCACCCTCAGCGACCTTGGTTGTTGATGCGTCAAGACATTTTAAAGCTATTCATCGGTCGGTTTCATCAAGCTCCCAGCCACTTACTTGTACTTGGCGTTGGTTTCCTGGGGGGTGAGCCACCTCGGTGTGTGACCACATTTCTCGAGGGTTTTGGCCACGTCCTTTAACTGATTGGAGATCCGACTCACGACCAGCATTGGGTTCGGGCTGCATCATCAGCATGCATTAGTATCTAAGTAAAGGCTGTTCTAAATGAGATGAAATCCACTTTAATACAATATATTTTAGGGATTCAATTCTCCCACTACTCTGTCCAGGAGGGAGTTGTAACAACCCACAGTGTATTGTAATGACAAGAAACTCCATCACATATTGACAAGAGTGAAAAAAGATCTTTAAACATAACACTTGAGAAAGAGTTTCCCCTGCTCCCTCCATCCTCCGCCTCCCAGCCGCCTTACCTTATGAGTTCCTCCTGCACCAAGTctgagatcttgacccactgctTGTATGCGTCGGCCATGATGGGCGTCAGGTATTCGGTGCCGAAGTTGGCCAAGCGGGTGATCCTCGATTTCCCTCCGCTGCTGCCCAGCGCGTGCGGTACTGCGAACTACACAAGTCATGTTTGTCTCACCGACGCGCGTGGGTTAGAGCGTTTGAAATAAACAAATGGGTTTCGTGTGGCGTTGCCTGTTAGTCGTATGGATGTTGAGAAGTAGTAGAGTCAGAGCGCGTATTTGTCATTGGTATTTTGTCTTGTAAAGATGGATATttctgtatttacacacacacacacacacacacacacacacacacacacacacacacacacacacacacaccagcctaaggcaAGGTACTCGttgatcgaccagccccgaggggaggatgaacacctaagtAGGGTTTGGGGCGGATGCCATGCCAAGGATTCGACCCCTGGGCCCTTCGCCTGTTGTCTTGCTGGTCTGGCAAACCAGCAGGTCGTTGTAAAGTCATCCCCCTTCATCGTTTAAGTTTAGATTAAGTTACATTAAGACGAGGTATCTAGATTTAGGGAAACATTTTTGTGTCGGTAAGTTTGAATAGACGATAGTGTGAAATTAAGTTAAGTGAGTCTCCAAGTGTTTGAACGAGTGGTAACTGCAATGTTCGTATACAGTTACTGATTGATAGACATTGATAGacatttcctgattttttttaacaaaaattAATCGTCTACAGATATTATTCTCACTGACTTTTAAAAACACTTTAACTAGATTTCTCTAATATTCGCCATACATTCAACTTGGTAGTTTAGCCATACGTCACCTACCATTATGGTTGAATGCATTTGGAGGACAAGTGTAAGtctaatgtatgtgtgtattacgTACCATTTTGTCGATACTTGTTTGTACATACAGATTTCCCCCCACTCACATCGTGGTGGCCTCTCTGAAATGGTCTGTGTAGTAAAGTAATCATGAGTTCGCTCAGTCAattgtcttcgttttctttttcaggaTGCGCAGAGAAAGTGCCTTTCTTCTCTCCTGCTTTGGCTGCTCAACCCTGTCAGGTATGGCGTCACGCATATTACGTTCCTCTACCTCCTTTTCAGTAGTTTAGTGTACTCTTTCATATACCGTTGTCCTTTGACGTAAGAGCCATACACCTAGTTTGTATATTGGCCATGTTATGTCACCTTTTAACTACAGTTTAACTTGGAGCTGAACCTACATCATAATGGGGAAAAAAGTTCGACTTTTAGGCGTCGAACTTTTTAACAGGAAGCTGTTTTGCAACACCTGGAGAACTGAATGGCATAAGACCTCCAAAAGACATAACCGAACTAcaacgtttatgtgtgtgtgtgtgtgtgtgtgtgtgtgtgtgtgtgtgtgtgtgtgtgtgtgtgtatacacatgagtCAGGTTGCATAACTGACCTGGTCCAGCAGGAGGGTCCTCTTGCCAGCCTGGACCAGACTGTAGGCGGCGCAGCTGCCCACCACaccgcctcccaccaccacagcatccaCCTGCATCTCTGTGGGTAAACATACCTACACGTTAGCTCTCCCTCACAGGTAATACGTCAGGTTGGCATCCCACTGCTACTAGCACAAGCCCCGTAATAGCCAATTAAGTAGTCAAGAacacaaagaaagagagaaggaagtgaGGAACAGTGTTACATCGAAGTCTTTGCGGTAATTGAGTCTTTGTGGATAGGCTGTTTCAAAGCTGCCTAAGTTATTCTCAAATAATTTTTCACCGGATGACGTGTTGTGTTCGCAGCGGATATTCTCAACTGCACAAGATGATTATTTTGGCCTTTTATAAAAATACTTGTCAAGTATTTTATGAacttccgtggtgtggcggttagtaCGTAATGCTAACCTTGACGTATGcaagggctgcccagggtcgagtgcttAGGTTCCACTTCTGGTCGGggaagtcagtccacagtcaacccagctgttcgtcttgCCCCTTAGGGTTtgatcgataaactgggtacctggttcaTGCCagggtgtatatacatacagcctTAATGAGATGGCGTCTATAAGGGCAtttatttaccccccccccccccacacacacaccatctcagctaacataaaacaaaACACAGAAAAGTCACCGAATAGTTTATGCTTACGCTGAACATAAACATAGTACATCTACACCAACACGTAAGCAACAGAACGATGTGTTTTGGAAAGGCGATAGTAGCTCTTTTCTTCACTGGTCTTGATTAAATACATCATTgaaatgttttgtttattttgtttccagacttttatatttctttttttttttaatcaatcaTTCTACTTTCAAATGCATCAATCACCAATATTTTTCATCATCTTACGTTTTTAAGTTGGACGCTCCTCATGTAACTGCTCGTATGATTCTGTTCGGCTAGGCTAGCAACATGAGGATCATCTTCATAGCGTTAGCTATCACAAAGATAAATGATGTCTGAGGGACGATAACGTGTAGTGCAGCCTTCAGCCTCgtggtcaacaacaacaacaacaaatatttACTCAGCATCTTATCCGGAGACAAAACGTATTATAGTTATCCGTCCGGTTGACatgcgttggagagagagagagagagaagaaatgtctCGGGTGTTGAGTAATGCTTCTCCATTTCTATAGTTAAAAAAgacgctgatttttttttttttttttttttgtaaatcgaGATATCTATATGTATCAGTGTCAGAATAGATTTTGATAGACCACTTCCAACAACGGTACAATGGGtacccaggtacccattttatcgaccaactcctagggatagatgaacagctgggttaactatggaccgactgccgcaaccaggattcgaacctatgtgctcgaccctgtgcgcggcccgtgaatgcgtcacggtcaggaacgctaacagttACTTCATTGGAGTTGTATTCAGATTGTTTCTGCGATGAGTGTAGACTTTAGGTTACTCAAATAGTCAGCTTCCCATACCAAGCGAGGGACACTTCTTTTCTATAAACACCCACTTGACAAAGCTCACCCGCTTGACACAAAAAATATCATGGCTTTTGTGGAGTTAAATCTCACATCCAGCTGGCCCTTGGCATTCCTGTGAATTCTTCACTTCCAGCATTACGAATCAAAAACCCCGTGAGTTTAGCTGCTGTTTCTGTTATGTATAAATCCGCCTGTTTTCTGTCGGTTTCACTATTTCGGATTCCGTCTCTTCTTCCgctttcctacctacctacctacttgtaTGTGGCACGTCGACTGAGACTGGTTTAGGCTGTTTGTCATTTGGCAGTATTGCGCATGATAGCAACTCGAGTAGGGACTGATGCCACATGTTTCTATAAAGTTCGAAGAAAATTGACTGGCAATACTGTACTCATAAAATAATGCCAGTCAAGGGGCCTTTCTGTTAAGTAgcagttctgtatatatatatatatatatatatatatatatatatatatatatatatatatatatatatatatatatatatatacatatatacatatatatatatatatatatatatatatatatatatatatatatatatatatatatatatattgtgtgtgtgtgggctggcaGCAATCTTAACCTTGACGTTGGTGTCATATATTATCGTTCACTGAAGCAATTATCATGatctatatataaaaataatcatTGGTAGGATAAACAAAAAGATCTCGTATGATAGATTACTTAGATAACCCTCCTCATTATTTCACTGCTTTTGGGTAGTTATAAAGCATTTCGAACAGCTAAAGTTTTCATCATCAGCAAAATTAGATCTTGCATCACGCCTCCCAGCATTGATGTGCCACTCTTGGCCAAACTATTCTTATCGTAGGTTCGGAACGATGTTGCATCGTTCCttgcatgtttgatggtatagtagacccgacggtgttgtatggatgcgagtctcgAGTGTtctatagagagaaaaaaaaagataaaaagtaaaGTACTGTGGCTTCGAAGAaggtggatattttggaaatgaaaccTTTAAAGGACAGAATGTGGTATGAGGTAGAGGGGTTGATCGAATAGGaaatgacagagtaagagagagagagagagagagagagagagagagagagagagagagagagagagagagacctgatgaTTTTCATAGATTCATACGTTTATCGAACAGGGCGTGTTGACATAGttcggatatatggagaggatgagtgaggagaggctgaccagGAGGGTATACAAGTTGgcattggagggaacaaggggaaacgGAGAAAGTGGGAGGCCGGAGTAAAAGCgatatggtatatagggggcaacgtgctgtaattgggctgaaccaggacacagGAAGCGTTCAGTGGGAATCTACGGAAAGGTCTGAGaggtttgtttgtggatagggggagctatggtttcggtgcattacggaAGACAGATGGATAGTAGATGTGAGCATTCATTGCTGTTTTTTCCTACGACCGGTGACGTATCTAGTTCAGGTCTCAGCAGTAATTTTCAGTTTCTGTCGTGTTCTTGTGTAGTAGCTTAAGGTACCGCCTGCTTCCCTACCAAATTCTCTGATCATATAGTTCATTGCTCACCCAGGATTCATATGAACCCGTGTGGACCCGTGCTGACTCACAACAGTTAGTTGTGCTTTGTAGGttagtgcatgtgtgtatgtgtgtgaggaggagggtagtgaaGACAGACATGAAACTCTGAGATTTTGATATTTCAATACAGTTCATTGCTTTGATAAAGTGTTAGAGAGCATTTTACAGAATATTTCATCCCGTGCCATCATCTGCACACCACATTTCATTCCAGTAACTCTACTGTATCTTGCTCACATTTCTTTAGTCACTCCTGGCCATACCGACCGCACTCTTCACCCCACCGCACTTTAACACCCCACCTTGCCACCGCACCTTCCTGGGGAGGGAGAACATAGGAAGAGACTGATGATAACTGGTGTCATCTGTATACGTCTGAGCAAAGTTTAGATCTCTTGATGGACAGCCACTGACATGACACCAGGAAGATTGAAGGGCAAAAGCCAGAAAGAGTCCTGGGGGAAACTGTAGCAATGTTAAGTCAAGATAACACCACTACATGTGTACTTCTTGTGGATGAGGTCGAGGCGATGAGAGAATCGGGAAGAATATACGAAGGATTTTGGGGGCGAGAAACGCACAACGGTAATATGTTGTTTATTCATCTCGGCCCTGTAGTGGGAACGTTAGAATGCACCTGACACTGAGTCTTAACATACTATTATGTCACAAGGCATCCTAGACTTGTGTATTGTGGGGCATTTTCCACGTTTCTTGAAGATGGCTAACACTGGGATGTGGAGCAGAGCGATGGTCACTCACAGGGTTTTAGCAGGCCTCCTGGAGAAGGAGAAACCAGCAGTGAGCAGCAGAGATGATGTTAAGAGTCAGGTGAAGAATTCGATGTTCCTGGAGCAGAATGTCTTTTGTTTTGGTCCAAGAGTCTGAGAGCAGGAACGCACTTCGTACATTCAGATGTCAAGGAGGATGTTATAGATGCAGCGCCGGGAGAGGATTGTGGAGAACGAAGACATccaggtgaaggggaggaggaccTTTGCATATTTACCTCCAAAGGCAGAAGGAGAACCCACACGTCACTGTATACAGATGAAGGACGAACATGACCATTTACTCTCGAGAAGGTAAGGTTCAGGAGGAACTACATGGCGAACTGACGTTTGAATCGCGGCAAGACGAGAGTCCCTTCCCATTAGAATTTACTCTTGAGGGTGGGCCCTCCTCCGTCCGTCTTCTTGAACCTAGCGGCCCTGAAGAAGGACACGGGAAAGCCTGGGTCGCGGCGCTGCACCATAGCAGCTAGGATGTTACCCAGCGTCGGTGCAATCTTGAACCCAGTACctgggtgaaagaaaaagaaaaatgacatttCTATCATTAACGCACTTAGAGAAGAGAAAGCACGTGGGAAAGAAAGCTTTCCACATCGGtaaagaaaagggagagaaacagatgTGTCAGACAAATTTATCTCTATCACATCAATAATCGTCTAATCACAAGTTTatacgggaaaaaaaaaggcgtcgCTCTCCGTGGAAAGCATGGTAAATATTTCAAAGCTGTACTTTGATAACATATCGCAAGCAACTTCGAGTTGTTAGCGTTCCCGATCAATAACCAAATGAATCTTGAGAGTGACGTGACTCTAGtgggtcttacacacacacacacacacacacacacacacacacataccgagtTGGCCACACTTACCAGAGAACCCGACGGCGTAGACGATGTTGTCGTGTTGTGGGTGACGGTCCAGGATAAACTCCTTGTCTGGCGTCATCTGTACTGGGATAATAAATCTTAAAAGGGTGATAACAAGAATAACGATGAAGGGAATAGTATAGAAATTATTCTTGAATAGgtattagtgataatgataataatagttgattattattatcattattattattattattattattattattattattattattattgttatcattattattattattattattattattattattattattattattattattatgaagttTGTTTTTACGTTAACGTCTCTAAACAGTATCCTCATTGACTACATCACAGTTTTCCCCAGTACTCTAAGAGAGACTGGATATACCCAGGTGTATTTCCAGTGGCCCAAACACCTGGAGATACAGTTCCTCTTAGGTACCACTGAAACTGGAGATAAAAGGCTTACTAAGGAACAAGAATGTCTACATCCAGGAGGAGTCTCAATCCTCCATTGATGATGTCAAGTCCCCatgaaacgctctctctctctctctctctctctctctctctctctctctctctctctctctctctctctctctctctctctctctccttcgtccttTTGTCTTTAGATTTTAGTTCAAAACAGACAACATACACCTTGGCCAACACCGGCCCAAGCTCTCTCCCTTGTTGTCTAATCATCCGTTCGTAGACCCACGTACAgtgtcgcctcgcctcgcctcaccgTGTACCAGCAGAGCTCTTCCGAGTCGGGCGCGTCCCCGTCCATGGAGAAGTGCTCGGTGAAGTATTTGACGATCGCCTCCCGCTGGAAGGACTGCTCGGGCTCCCCTCCTGCTGGAGTCCCCTCTGGCATCTTGTTGAACCCAACCTGAGACAAGGAGGAAGATTGGGAGTTTGGAGAATCACTCCcgtcactcacctctctctctctctctctctctctctctctctctctctctctctctctctctctctctctctatctatctatctgtctatctatctatctatctatctacctttatctatctatctatctgtctatctatctatctatctacctttatctatctatctatctatctatcttcccccTTCTCTGAAAGGTAACACGTTTATTTGTTGGGCTTTCAAGCCTGGTTGATAGTAAGATAGCAGTAACCAGCTCTAGCTGGGTCACATACTGGTTATCGGGGAGTTATCTCTGCTCACCAGGGAGTGGTACAGAGAGCCTCAGTGAGGTGAATGAAGTGGgggattgataataataataaaaaataaaaccaaGACTTAAGAATTTCTTCTCATTTATATCGTCTCTTTACTTTCACCTCCTGGGGTGCGACGAAAAGTGGTCGGCGTATCTTATTTCTGTGATGTTTCACTGCGTCCCCGAGTTAGGCTTCTAATTTCTTAACTGAATAAGCTTGATGAAACATGTTATCCCGCCGGCAgtgctctttgtgtgtgtgtgtgtgtgtgtgtgtgtgtgtgtatactgaggTAACAAACATTAGTTACGTCTCGTAACGAGGAGCCCTTCCCAGAGTGCTGACAAAGTAATACGTCGCCCTCGACCCTAACGTAACGCACACAAAATACGTCTCTCGTAAACGTTTTGCCAGATTCTCAAGGGAGGAAGGtaaccatttctttttctctctctctctctctctttcataccaGTAGCGCCGCCAGCACGGGACCGACCTGGTAGGTAGAGGAAGGCACTGTTACCTTTTTGCTGTCCGGATGCTCAAGGGATGGCAAGGCGAAGTAATAGTCTTTCCGGGTGACCATGTGAACGTAAGCGGGGAAAGGGATCTCCTTGGTCCTCCATTTGTAGGTTTTCGTCCTGACGAATCTGAAATGGACCACAGATCGTCCGGTATTTTAAGAaatacaagtctctctctctctctctctctctctctctctctctctctctctctctctctctctctctctgtatatatatatatatatatatatatatatatatatatatatatatatatatatgtgtgtgtgtgtgtgtgtgtgtgtgtgtaggagtatgTGTGGATGTTTTTATGTGTGCGTATTTATGTATTATGTACCTTCATTTATGTATCAGCACGCATCCATGTCTCCTCCAGAAG encodes:
- the LOC139761853 gene encoding peroxisomal sarcosine oxidase-like isoform X2, which gives rise to MQVDAVVVGGGVVGSCAAYSLVQAGKRTLLLDQFAVPHALGSSGGKSRITRLANFGTEYLTPIMADAYKQWVKISDLVQEELISPNPMLVVSRISNQLKDVAKTLEKCGHTPRWLTPQETNAKYKTRFPENFHILEDPTAGTMRADRCILAVQKLYRSLGGVVLDRWPVTHVKPGRPWIKISGPRGSVRARSLVLCPGPWAQQLLEPLGIQLPLRSIRTKSFYWKNSDFPNASFVDISEEPDDFYALPSLSDPGHVKAGFHGGLEATPGGGEPNLSFLREKSTSYFNKYFPFSEKEPYSEDTCWYTVTPDNEFILDRHPQHDNVVYAVGFSGTGFKTAPTVGNILADMVLGRDPAIDVSFFRSARVTKSSAGDSSLKSKI
- the LOC139761853 gene encoding peroxisomal sarcosine oxidase-like isoform X1, translating into MTNSLNQSQSTCHIQVEMQVDAVVVGGGVVGSCAAYSLVQAGKRTLLLDQFAVPHALGSSGGKSRITRLANFGTEYLTPIMADAYKQWVKISDLVQEELISPNPMLVVSRISNQLKDVAKTLEKCGHTPRWLTPQETNAKYKTRFPENFHILEDPTAGTMRADRCILAVQKLYRSLGGVVLDRWPVTHVKPGRPWIKISGPRGSVRARSLVLCPGPWAQQLLEPLGIQLPLRSIRTKSFYWKNSDFPNASFVDISEEPDDFYALPSLSDPGHVKAGFHGGLEATPGGGEPNLSFLREKSTSYFNKYFPFSEKEPYSEDTCWYTVTPDNEFILDRHPQHDNVVYAVGFSGTGFKTAPTVGNILADMVLGRDPAIDVSFFRSARVTKSSAGDSSLKSKI